In Erigeron canadensis isolate Cc75 chromosome 7, C_canadensis_v1, whole genome shotgun sequence, one DNA window encodes the following:
- the LOC122608829 gene encoding uncharacterized protein LOC122608829, which yields MTIFLFLLFVVITSPVNGAFWSRSETHSQHVAVKEGHRVVIKFGEEINGETKVFISEHESSGTGEAGGLFVSPKKLFNTCKRKLASVFKTTDNVFLGKTHESENSEDDAKEVTSEAVPEKNLFKKIMEKVKFIADKGMDGVFWAPKYVIGQTLGLFGESAKGSLKDSVVKMDEWDLVDSPKRIGEDIERNATRKIVEGVEQVEETLETVKESSVNDLITKSKEVLPDVMFKTTLEKIKSVISWCHLFGFSIAYGMGIWMTFSSKCLLSKCLPKQQFGMVLNKINMVYFKAMAYCVGAALLGYLVSHGRKGVFFNRMEIFQGFNLVCALIMILINLLLLEPRATKLIVERMKIPMKEKKQMKTIMKQLRRLNAYSSTLNVSTMVVLTWHLAYMGQLLRARH from the exons ATGAcgatatttttgtttcttttatttgttgtaATAACGTCTCCAGTGAACGGAGCGTTTTGGTCTCGTTCTGAAACTCATTCTCAACATGTGGCTGTAAAAGAAGGCCACCGTGTTGTTATTAAGTTTGGAGAAGAAATTAATGGGGAAACGAAAGTGTTCATTTCAGAACACGAGAGTTCAGGGACTGGCGAAGCTGGTGGGTTATTCGTCAGTCCCAAAAAACTCTTCAACACTTGCAAGCGTAAACTTGCAAGTGTATTTAAGACGACAGACAACGTCTTTTTGGGTAAAACCCATGAGTCCGAGAACTCAGAAGATGATGCAAAAGAAGTTACCAGTGAGGCGGTACCGGAAAAAAATCTGTTTAAGAAAATAATGGAGAAAGTTAAATTCATTGCAGATAAGGGGATGGATGGCGTTTTTTGGGCTCCTAAATACGTTATCGGACAAACTTTAGGGTTGTTTGGAGAAAGCGCAAAAGGATCCCTTAAAGATTCGGTAGTGAAAATGGATGAGTGGGATCTTGTCGATTCTCCAAAACGAATCGGCGAAGATATCGAACGGAACGCTACGAGGAAAATCGTGGAAGGAGTCGAACAAGTGGAAGAGACACTAGAGACTGTGAAGGAAAGTAGTGTAAATGATCTTATAACAAAATCTAAAGAGGTGCTACCTGACGTTATGTTCAAAACTACACTAGAGAAAATAAAATCCGTTATAAGTTGGTGTCACTTATTCGGTTTTTCGATTGCTTATGGTATGGGGATATGGATGACGTTTTCTTCGAAGTGTTTATTGAGCAAATGCTTGCCTAAACAACAGTTTGGAATGGTGTTGAACAAGATAAATATGGTTTATTTCAAGGCAATGGCTTATTGTGTAGGTGCGGCTCTTTTGGGGTACCTTGTGAGTCATGGAAGAAAAGGGGTTTTCTTTAATAGGATGGAGATCTTTCAAGGATTTAATCTTGTTTGTGCACTTATCATGATTTTGATCAATCTCTTATTGTTGGAGCCTCGAGCAACAAAG TTGATAGTTGAACGAATGAAGATACCAATGAAGGAAAAGAAGCAGATGAAAACTATAATGAAGCAGCTACGGAGGCTAAATGCTTACTCATCGACACTGAATGTATCAACGATGGTGGTGTTGACATGGCATCTAGCGTACATGGGCCAACTGCTTCGAGCAAGACACTAA
- the LOC122607010 gene encoding protein NRT1/ PTR FAMILY 5.10-like has protein sequence MNHINDNPTTSHSANIESTMLHIIDNGIVDSNGIESPLLDNFVDGFVDYKGRPVLRSKSGHWRSAYFIIGIEVAERLAYVGLSSNLITYLTGPLGLSTATAAMNVNIWSGVTSLLPLVGAYIADAFLGRYLTIIIASLLYILTLVLLAFSTLIVSDSLCSPQLQVILFFVPLYLLAFAIGGHRPCVQAFGADQFDTNNAQECQAKSSFFNWWNFGMCIGPTLGILVLNYIQDNISWGLSFGIPATILGFALIIFLIGTVTYRMEEKTKDKSSFVKIGHVFVKATQNWRNKPSTTSGEEDCEILPLQGSQKFRFLNKALDGSNEAVVVCSIGDVEEAKAVLQLVPIWVGLLGYALVCSQTSTLFTKQGETMDRSIGTRFQIPAATLQAFMFISIMMLIPVYDTIFVPLTRAITRKTYGITMLQRMGIGMFIVIVSILIAAIVETKRLNTAREYRLVDDPGAMVPMKIWWLLPQYLLFGAGHVFAVVGTQEFFYDQVPSDLRSMGLALYLSVLACGSFLSSILILIVEKMTGGNGQDGWISDNINQGHIDYFYYLLAVIGTAAFVMYIYVARSYVYRQGRDMILNVPEASAK, from the exons ATGAACCACATAAATGACAATCCCACCACTTCCCACTCTGCCAATATTGAGTCTACCATGCTTCACATTATTGATAATGGCATTGTGGATTCTAACGGAATTGAGTCTCCCTTGCTTGACAATTTTGTTGATGGCTTTGTGGACTACAAAGGTCGTCCGGTTCTCAGGTCCAAATCCGGGCATTGGCGATCTGCATATTTTATCATTG GTATTGAAGTGGCAGAAAGATTAGCATATGTTGGTCTGTCTTCGAATTTGATCACATATTTGACAGGACCGTTAGGGCTATCGACGGCTACAGCGGCCATGAATGTCAACATATGGTCTGGAGTGACGTCCCTCCTTCCGTTAGTTGGTGCTTACATTGCCGATGCTTTTCTTGGCCGATATCTAACCATTATAATTGCTTCTCTGCTTTATATTCTG ACACTTGTGTTGCTGGCTTTCTCAACCTTGATTGTTAGTGACTCATTATGTTCTCCTCAATTACAAGTTATCCTATTTTTCGTTCCGCTATATCTTCTGGCATTTGCCATAGGTGGCCACAGGCCTTGTGTTCAGGCCTTTGGAGCGGACCAGTTTGATACAAATAATGCACAAGAATGCCAAGCCAAAAGTTCATTCTTTAACTGGTGGAATTTTGGAATGTGTATTGGGCCTACATTGGGGATCCTTGTTCTAAACTACATACAAGATAATATTAGTTGGGGTCTTTCCTTTGGGATTCCTGCCACCATTTTGGGTTTTGCTCTCATAATTTTTTTGATTGGAACCGTGACTTATCGAATGGAAGAGAAAACCAAAGATAAAAGTTCTTTTGTCAAAATTGGGCATGTATTTGTTAAGGCAACTCAAAACTGGAGAAATAAACCTTCAACAACTTCGGGAGAGGAAGATTGTGAAATCTTGCCGCTTCAAGGTTCTCAAAAGTTCAG ATTTCTGAACAAAGCTCTCGATGGATCAAATGAAGCTGTAGTAGTATGTAGCATCGGTGACGTAGAAGAAGCCAAGGCAGTTCTTCAACTGGTTCCAATTTGGGTTGGCTTATTAGGGTATGCACTTGTATGCTCTCAAACTTCGACGTTGTTTACCAAACAAGGAGAAACCATGGACCGGTCAATTGGAACAAGATTCCAAATCCCAGCCGCAACACTACAAGCTTTCATGTTCATCTCTATTATGATGCTCATTCCCGTCTATGATACCATTTTTGTTCCTCTTACCCGAGCTATTACTAGGAAAACTTATGGCATAACAATGCTTCAAAGAATGGGAATAGGCATGTTCATAGTTATTGTTTCAATTCTTATTGCAGCAATTGTTGAGACAAAAAGACTTAATACGGCTCGTGAGTATAGACTAGTTGATGATCCGGGTGCAATGGTCCCAATGAAGATATGGTGGTTATTACCACAATATTTGTTGTTTGGAGCGGGTCATGTTTTTGCAGTAGTGGGTACGCAAGAATTCTTCTACGACCAAGTGCCAAGTGATCTCAGGAGTATGGGTCTTGCGCTTTACCTCAGCGTTTTGGCGTGTGGTAGTTTCCTTAGTAGTATTCTCATCTTAATCGTTGAGAAAATGACCGGTGGAAATGGTCAAGATGGTTGGATCTCTGACAACATAAATCAAGGACATATCGATTATTTTTACTACCTTCTAGCTGTAATTGGCACAGCGGCATTTGTCATGTACATATACGTAGCGAGATCTTATGTATATCGTCAAGGTAGGGATATGATTCTTAATGTTCCTGAAGCATCTGCCAAATAG